A genomic stretch from Enterobacter dykesii includes:
- the guaB gene encoding IMP dehydrogenase produces the protein MLRIAKEALTFDDVLLVPAHSTVLPNTADLSTQLTKTIRLNIPMLSAAMDTVTEARLAIALAQEGGIGFIHKNMSIERQAEEVRRVKKHESGIVSDPQTVLPTTTLHEVKALTERNGFAGYPVVTEENELVGIITGRDVRFVTDLNQPVSVYMTPKERLVTVREGETRDVVLAKMHEKRVEKALVVDSSFHLRGMITVKDFQKAERKPNACKDEHGRLRVGAAVGAGAGNEERVDALVAAGVDVLLIDSSHGHSEGVLQRIRDTRAKYPDLQIIGGNVATGAGARALADAGCSAVKVGIGPGSICTTRIVTGVGVPQITAVSDAVEALEGTGIPVIADGGIRFSGDIAKAIAAGAAAVMVGSMLAGTEESPGEIELYQGRSYKSYRGMGSLGAMSKGSSDRYFQTDNAADKLVPEGIEGRVAYKGRLKEIIHQQMGGLRSCMGLTGCGTIDLLRTKAEFVRISGAGIQESHVHDVTITKESPNYRLGS, from the coding sequence ATGCTACGTATCGCTAAAGAAGCACTGACGTTTGACGACGTCCTCCTCGTTCCCGCTCACTCCACTGTTCTGCCGAATACTGCCGATCTCAGCACGCAGTTGACGAAAACCATTCGCCTGAACATTCCTATGCTCTCTGCGGCAATGGACACCGTGACTGAAGCGCGCCTGGCTATCGCCCTGGCACAGGAAGGTGGCATTGGCTTTATTCACAAAAACATGTCTATCGAACGTCAGGCGGAAGAAGTTCGCCGCGTGAAGAAACATGAATCCGGCATCGTGTCTGACCCACAGACCGTTCTGCCAACCACCACGCTGCATGAAGTGAAGGCCCTGACCGAACGTAACGGTTTCGCCGGTTACCCGGTGGTGACCGAAGAGAACGAACTGGTTGGCATCATCACCGGTCGTGACGTGCGTTTCGTGACTGACCTGAACCAGCCTGTTAGCGTCTATATGACGCCAAAAGAGCGTCTGGTTACCGTTCGCGAAGGTGAAACCCGCGACGTGGTGCTGGCAAAAATGCACGAAAAACGCGTTGAAAAAGCGCTGGTTGTTGACAGCAGCTTCCACCTGCGCGGCATGATCACCGTTAAAGATTTCCAGAAAGCAGAACGTAAGCCTAACGCCTGTAAAGACGAGCATGGCCGTCTGCGCGTCGGTGCTGCGGTTGGCGCAGGTGCTGGTAACGAAGAGCGTGTTGACGCGCTGGTCGCTGCGGGCGTTGACGTCCTGCTGATTGACTCCTCTCACGGCCACTCCGAAGGCGTTCTGCAGCGTATTCGTGATACCCGTGCCAAATACCCAGATCTGCAGATCATCGGCGGTAACGTGGCAACTGGCGCAGGCGCTCGCGCTCTGGCTGACGCTGGCTGCAGCGCGGTGAAAGTAGGTATCGGCCCTGGCTCCATCTGTACTACCCGTATCGTCACCGGCGTGGGCGTTCCGCAGATTACAGCGGTGTCTGACGCGGTTGAAGCGCTGGAAGGCACCGGTATTCCGGTTATCGCTGACGGCGGTATCCGCTTCTCTGGCGACATCGCCAAAGCGATCGCCGCGGGCGCAGCTGCTGTAATGGTAGGCTCCATGCTGGCCGGTACCGAAGAATCCCCGGGTGAAATTGAACTCTACCAGGGTCGTTCTTACAAATCTTACCGCGGTATGGGCTCCCTGGGCGCGATGTCCAAAGGTTCCTCTGACCGTTACTTCCAGACCGATAACGCCGCAGACAAACTGGTGCCGGAAGGTATCGAAGGTCGCGTAGCGTATAAAGGCCGCCTGAAAGAGATCATTCACCAGCAGATGGGCGGCCTGCGCTCCTGTATGGGTCTGACGGGCTGTGGTACCATCGACCTGCTGCGTACTAAAGCGGAATTCGTGCGCATCAGCGGTGCGGGTATCCAGGAGAGCCACGTTCACGACGTGACGATCACCAAAGAGTCCCCGAACTACCGTCTGGGCTCCTGA
- the xseA gene encoding exodeoxyribonuclease VII large subunit, whose product MLSSQSPSIYTVSRLNQTVRLLLEQEMGQVWISGEISNFTQPSSGHWYFTLKDDTAQVRCAMFRNSNRRVTFRPQHGQQVLVRANITLYEPRGDYQIIVESMQPAGEGLLQQKYEQLKARLSAEGLFDQQYKKPLPSPAHCVGVITSKTGAALHDILHVLKRRDPSLPVIIYPTAVQGDDAPGQIVRAIELANARQECDVLIVGRGGGSLEDLWSFNDERVARAIFASLIPVVSAVGHETDVTIADFVADLRAPTPSAAAEVVSRNQLELLRQIQNGQQRLEMAMDYFLANRTRRFTQLHHRLQQQHPQLRLARQQTVLERLRQRMNFALDSQLKRAVSRQQRVTQRLNQQNPQPKIYRAQTRIQQLEYRLAETIRARLSTTRERFGNAVTHLEAVSPLSTLARGYSVTTATDGKVLKQTKQVNTGDVLTTRLSDGWVESEVKSIKPVKKTRQRKTG is encoded by the coding sequence ATGTTATCCTCTCAATCCCCCTCAATTTATACCGTCAGCCGCCTGAATCAGACGGTGCGTTTGCTGCTTGAGCAGGAAATGGGGCAGGTCTGGATCAGCGGTGAGATCTCTAACTTCACGCAGCCGTCCTCCGGTCACTGGTACTTTACCTTAAAAGACGACACCGCCCAGGTGCGCTGCGCGATGTTCCGCAACAGCAACCGCCGCGTGACGTTCCGCCCTCAGCACGGCCAGCAGGTTCTGGTTCGCGCCAATATCACCCTGTATGAGCCGCGCGGCGATTATCAGATCATCGTGGAAAGCATGCAGCCTGCGGGCGAAGGCCTGCTGCAGCAGAAGTATGAACAGCTAAAAGCCCGGCTCTCTGCCGAGGGGCTGTTCGACCAGCAGTACAAAAAACCGCTGCCCTCCCCCGCCCACTGCGTTGGGGTCATCACCTCGAAAACCGGTGCGGCACTGCACGATATTTTGCACGTGCTGAAGCGTCGCGACCCTTCCCTGCCCGTCATCATCTATCCGACCGCCGTTCAGGGTGACGATGCGCCGGGACAGATAGTTCGCGCCATTGAGCTGGCGAACGCCCGTCAGGAGTGCGACGTATTAATCGTCGGGCGCGGTGGCGGCTCGCTGGAAGACCTGTGGAGCTTTAACGACGAGCGCGTGGCGCGAGCAATCTTTGCCAGCCTTATCCCCGTGGTGAGCGCCGTCGGCCACGAAACTGACGTAACGATAGCCGATTTTGTCGCGGATCTGCGCGCGCCTACGCCGTCCGCGGCGGCGGAAGTGGTCAGCCGCAACCAGCTGGAGCTGCTGCGTCAGATTCAGAACGGCCAGCAGCGTCTTGAGATGGCGATGGACTACTTCCTTGCCAACCGTACCCGCCGCTTTACCCAGCTTCATCATCGTCTTCAGCAGCAGCACCCGCAGCTGCGTCTGGCGCGTCAGCAGACCGTGCTGGAGCGCCTGCGTCAGCGCATGAATTTCGCGCTGGATAGTCAGCTTAAGCGCGCGGTATCGCGCCAGCAGCGCGTGACGCAGCGCCTGAACCAGCAGAACCCGCAGCCGAAAATTTATCGCGCGCAAACGCGGATCCAGCAGTTGGAGTATCGTCTGGCGGAAACTATCCGGGCGCGACTGAGCACCACCCGCGAACGTTTCGGCAATGCGGTGACCCACCTTGAAGCCGTCAGCCCCCTCTCCACTCTGGCGCGCGGCTATAGCGTGACGACGGCGACGGACGGCAAAGTGCTGAAGCAAACTAAACAGGTAAATACCGGCGATGTGCTGACGACGCGTCTTTCCGACGGCTGGGTAGAAAGCGAAGTGAAATCAATTAAACCGGTGAAAAAGACGCGTCAGCGTAAAACCGGATAA
- a CDS encoding M4 family metallopeptidase, with translation MPHLHSVIPPYILRRIIESGSEPQQRCARQTLTHVQTLMAHMPGKPAAPHVNKAGQLERDIYDAKQTQELPGKQVRYEGQPSNGDVAVDEAYNYLGITHDFFWKEYQRDSLDNKGLILTGTVHYGREYQNAFWNGQQMVFGDGDGEIFNRFTIAIDVVAHELSHGVTETEAGLIYFEQSGALNESLSDVFGSLVKQYHLKQTADKADWLIGEGLLAKGINGKGLRSMSEPGTAYDDPLLGKDPQPAHMKDFIKTREDNGGVHLNSGIPNRAFYLAATAIGGYAWEKAGYAWYDTVCDRNLAQDADFEAFAKLTIAHGEKRSGGDVGAAIKQAWEQVGVL, from the coding sequence ATGCCCCATCTTCATAGCGTTATTCCCCCTTATATTCTTCGTCGTATTATCGAAAGCGGTTCCGAGCCGCAGCAGCGCTGTGCCCGTCAGACATTAACCCACGTCCAGACGCTGATGGCCCACATGCCGGGCAAACCCGCCGCGCCGCACGTGAATAAAGCCGGGCAGCTGGAGCGCGATATTTACGACGCGAAGCAAACCCAGGAGCTGCCGGGTAAGCAGGTGCGTTACGAAGGCCAGCCGTCGAACGGCGATGTGGCGGTGGATGAAGCCTATAATTATTTAGGTATTACCCATGACTTCTTCTGGAAAGAATATCAGCGTGATTCACTCGATAATAAAGGGCTTATTTTGACCGGTACCGTTCACTATGGCCGGGAATATCAGAACGCCTTCTGGAACGGTCAGCAGATGGTATTTGGCGACGGCGACGGGGAAATATTTAACCGCTTTACCATCGCCATCGACGTGGTGGCGCACGAGCTGAGCCACGGCGTGACCGAGACCGAAGCCGGGCTTATCTATTTTGAGCAGTCGGGCGCGCTGAACGAGTCTCTGTCGGACGTGTTTGGCTCGCTGGTCAAACAGTACCATCTGAAGCAAACCGCCGATAAAGCAGACTGGCTCATTGGTGAAGGGCTGCTGGCGAAAGGGATTAACGGCAAAGGGCTGCGCTCAATGTCTGAACCCGGCACCGCCTATGACGATCCCCTGCTCGGCAAAGACCCGCAGCCTGCGCACATGAAAGATTTCATTAAAACGCGCGAGGATAACGGCGGCGTGCATCTGAACTCCGGCATCCCCAACCGGGCATTTTATCTGGCCGCGACGGCGATCGGCGGCTACGCCTGGGAAAAAGCAGGTTATGCCTGGTACGACACGGTTTGCGATCGCAATCTGGCGCAGGATGCGGATTTTGAGGCCTTCGCAAAATTGACGATCGCGCACGGAGAGAAACGCTCCGGCGGTGACGTTGGAGCGGCCATTAAACAAGCCTGGGAACAGGTGGGAGTGTTGTAA
- a CDS encoding protealysin inhibitor emfourin, protein MQVPELTDDAVVELAREGGVAFIPRLSGQRTIALSSLNEAQRQRLVSILEQAFPRGQPPGQASSPGSGDQRYFRIQIIWTGQNQAHYADIIVLVPEQEAPESLVELWQKGEGCVCD, encoded by the coding sequence ATGCAGGTTCCGGAACTGACGGATGACGCCGTGGTTGAGCTGGCCCGGGAAGGCGGCGTCGCTTTTATCCCCAGGCTGAGCGGACAGCGCACCATCGCGCTCTCCTCGCTCAATGAAGCCCAGCGCCAGCGACTGGTGAGCATCCTGGAGCAGGCTTTTCCGCGCGGTCAGCCGCCGGGGCAAGCCTCTTCACCCGGCAGCGGCGACCAGCGCTATTTCCGCATCCAGATTATCTGGACCGGGCAAAATCAGGCGCACTACGCCGATATCATCGTGCTGGTACCCGAGCAGGAAGCCCCCGAGTCGCTGGTCGAGCTGTGGCAGAAAGGCGAAGGCTGCGTGTGCGATTAA
- a CDS encoding zinc ribbon domain-containing protein, giving the protein MSITCPECQAPLEPQNGVAHCDSCNKDIALEARCPECHQPLQVLKACGAVDYFCQNGHGLISKKRVEFVRAEG; this is encoded by the coding sequence ATGTCGATTACCTGCCCGGAATGCCAGGCACCGCTGGAGCCCCAGAACGGCGTAGCGCACTGCGACAGCTGTAATAAAGATATTGCGCTTGAAGCCCGCTGCCCGGAGTGCCATCAGCCACTTCAGGTATTAAAAGCCTGCGGTGCGGTGGACTATTTCTGCCAGAACGGCCACGGTTTAATCTCTAAAAAACGCGTGGAGTTTGTTCGGGCCGAAGGTTAA
- a CDS encoding peptide MFS transporter — protein MQSTVNQKESRTFFGHPYPLGSLFFTEMWERFSFYGIRPLLILFMAATVYDGGMGLARENASAIVGIFAGTMYLAALPGGWLADNWLGQQRAVWYGSILIALGHLSIALSAVMGNNLFFIGLMFIVLGSGLFKTCISVMVGTLYKKGDARRDGGFSLFYMGINMGSFIAPLISGWLIKTHGWHWGFGIGGIGMLVALIIFRVFAVPAMKRYDGEVGLDSTWNSPVVKRNGVGVWLLALAAGVATIVTLIAQGVIVINPVAVASVLVYVIAASVALYFIYLFVFAGLNRKERARLLVCFILLISAAFFWSAFEQKPTSFNLFANDYTNRMIGDFEIPAVWFQSINALFIILLAPVFSWAWPKLASMNIRPSSITKFVIGILCAAAGFGLMMLAAQNVLSSGGTGVSPFWLVGSILMLTLGELCLSPIGLATMTLLAPERMRGQMMGLWFCASALGNLAAGLIGGHVKADQLDMLPDLFARCSIALLICAAVLVVLIVPVRRMLENAQTKPAAEA, from the coding sequence ATGCAATCCACTGTTAATCAAAAAGAGAGCCGAACGTTCTTCGGCCATCCGTATCCGCTCGGTTCCCTGTTCTTCACCGAGATGTGGGAGCGTTTCTCGTTTTACGGCATTCGTCCGTTACTGATCCTGTTTATGGCCGCCACCGTCTATGACGGCGGGATGGGCCTGGCGCGTGAAAACGCCTCGGCGATTGTCGGTATCTTTGCCGGTACCATGTACCTGGCCGCGCTGCCTGGTGGGTGGCTGGCGGATAACTGGCTCGGCCAGCAGAGAGCCGTCTGGTACGGTTCGATCCTGATTGCGCTCGGCCACCTGTCGATCGCGCTCTCGGCTGTGATGGGCAACAACCTGTTCTTTATCGGCCTGATGTTTATCGTGCTTGGCTCCGGACTGTTCAAAACCTGTATCTCGGTGATGGTCGGTACCCTGTACAAAAAAGGCGACGCGCGTCGTGACGGCGGTTTCTCGCTGTTCTATATGGGCATCAATATGGGCTCGTTCATCGCGCCGCTGATTTCCGGCTGGCTGATTAAAACCCACGGCTGGCACTGGGGCTTTGGTATTGGCGGCATCGGGATGCTGGTGGCGCTGATTATCTTCCGCGTGTTTGCCGTTCCGGCGATGAAACGCTATGACGGCGAAGTCGGCCTCGACTCCACCTGGAACAGCCCGGTGGTGAAGCGTAACGGCGTGGGCGTTTGGCTGCTGGCGCTGGCGGCAGGCGTGGCAACGATCGTGACGCTGATTGCGCAAGGCGTGATTGTGATTAACCCGGTCGCGGTAGCCAGCGTGCTGGTCTATGTGATTGCTGCATCCGTTGCCCTCTACTTTATTTATCTGTTTGTCTTTGCGGGGCTGAACCGTAAAGAGCGCGCCAGACTGCTGGTCTGCTTTATTCTGCTGATCTCCGCGGCGTTCTTCTGGTCCGCGTTCGAACAGAAGCCAACCTCGTTCAACCTGTTTGCCAACGACTACACTAACCGCATGATCGGCGATTTTGAAATCCCGGCGGTGTGGTTCCAGTCAATTAACGCCCTGTTCATCATCCTGCTGGCACCGGTGTTTAGCTGGGCATGGCCGAAGCTTGCGAGCATGAACATTCGTCCGAGCAGCATCACCAAGTTCGTTATTGGTATTTTGTGCGCGGCGGCAGGCTTTGGCCTGATGATGCTGGCGGCACAGAACGTGCTGAGCAGCGGTGGAACGGGCGTGTCGCCGTTCTGGCTGGTGGGCAGCATCCTGATGCTGACGCTCGGCGAACTGTGCCTGAGTCCGATTGGCCTGGCGACCATGACGTTGCTTGCGCCGGAAAGAATGCGCGGCCAGATGATGGGGCTGTGGTTCTGCGCCAGCGCGCTGGGTAACCTGGCGGCGGGCCTGATCGGCGGCCACGTGAAGGCCGATCAGCTGGATATGCTGCCGGATCTCTTCGCGCGCTGCTCCATCGCGCTGCTGATCTGTGCCGCGGTACTGGTCGTCCTTATTGTTCCGGTGCGCCGCATGCTGGAAAATGCGCAGACTAAACCGGCAGCTGAAGCCTGA
- the der gene encoding ribosome biogenesis GTPase Der — protein sequence MVPVVALVGRPNVGKSTLFNRLTRTRDALVADFPGLTRDRKYGRAEVEGREFICIDTGGIDGTEDGVETRMAEQSLLAIEEADVVLFMVDARAGLMPADSAIAKHLRSREKPTFLVANKTDGIDADQAVADFWSLGLGEIYPIAASHGRGVTSLLETVLLPWVDEVNPPEEVDEDAEYWAQFEDAEEGEEEPEDDFNPQDLPIKLAIVGRPNVGKSTLTNRILGEERVVVYDMPGTTRDSIYIPMQRDEREYVLIDTAGVRKRGKITDVVEKFSVIKTLQAIEDANVVLLVIDAREGISDQDLSLLGFILNSGRSLVIVVNKWDGLSNEVREQVKETLDFRLGFIDFARVHFISALHGSGVGNLFESVREAYDSSTRRQSTAMLTRIMNMAAEDHQPPLVRGRRVKLKYAHAGGYNPPIVVIHGNQVKDLPDSYKRYLMNYFRKSLDVMGTPIRIQFKEGENPFANKRNTLTPNQMRKRKRLIKHIKKSK from the coding sequence ATGGTACCTGTGGTCGCGCTTGTCGGGCGCCCTAACGTTGGAAAATCCACTCTTTTTAACCGTTTAACACGCACCCGTGATGCGCTGGTTGCGGATTTCCCGGGGCTGACGCGTGACCGTAAGTACGGTCGTGCAGAGGTGGAAGGACGCGAGTTCATCTGTATTGATACCGGTGGTATTGACGGCACAGAAGACGGCGTTGAAACCCGCATGGCGGAACAGTCGCTGCTGGCGATTGAAGAAGCGGATGTGGTGCTGTTTATGGTGGATGCGCGCGCTGGCCTGATGCCGGCGGACTCCGCTATTGCCAAACACCTGCGTTCACGCGAAAAGCCGACCTTCCTGGTGGCGAACAAAACTGACGGCATCGATGCCGATCAGGCCGTCGCGGATTTCTGGTCTCTGGGCCTGGGTGAAATCTACCCGATTGCGGCATCGCATGGCCGTGGCGTCACCAGCCTGCTGGAAACCGTTCTGCTGCCGTGGGTGGACGAAGTAAACCCGCCGGAAGAAGTAGACGAAGACGCTGAATACTGGGCGCAGTTCGAAGACGCAGAAGAGGGCGAAGAAGAGCCTGAAGACGATTTCAACCCGCAGGATCTGCCGATCAAGCTGGCCATCGTGGGTCGTCCAAACGTAGGTAAGTCTACGCTTACTAACCGTATTCTGGGTGAAGAGCGCGTGGTCGTTTACGACATGCCGGGCACCACCCGCGACAGCATCTACATCCCGATGCAGCGCGATGAGCGTGAGTATGTCCTCATCGACACCGCCGGGGTGCGTAAGCGCGGGAAAATCACCGATGTGGTGGAAAAATTCTCCGTTATCAAAACCCTGCAGGCGATCGAAGATGCCAACGTCGTGCTGCTGGTCATCGACGCGCGCGAAGGTATCTCCGATCAGGACCTCTCTCTGCTCGGCTTTATCCTCAATAGTGGGCGCTCACTGGTTATCGTGGTCAATAAGTGGGATGGCCTGAGCAATGAAGTGCGCGAGCAGGTGAAAGAGACCCTCGACTTCCGTCTGGGCTTTATCGACTTTGCCCGCGTGCACTTCATCTCTGCGCTGCACGGCAGCGGCGTGGGTAACCTGTTCGAATCCGTGCGTGAAGCGTACGACAGCTCCACCCGTCGTCAGAGCACCGCCATGCTGACCCGCATCATGAACATGGCTGCGGAAGACCATCAGCCGCCGCTGGTGCGCGGCCGTCGCGTGAAGCTGAAATATGCCCACGCCGGTGGTTACAACCCGCCAATCGTGGTGATTCACGGCAACCAGGTGAAAGACCTGCCGGATTCCTACAAGCGCTATCTGATGAACTACTTCCGTAAATCGCTGGACGTGATGGGCACGCCTATCCGTATCCAGTTCAAGGAAGGGGAAAACCCGTTTGCCAACAAGCGCAACACCCTGACGCCAAACCAGATGCGTAAGCGTAAGCGCCTGATTAAGCACATTAAGAAAAGCAAATAA
- the bamB gene encoding outer membrane protein assembly factor BamB, whose protein sequence is MQLRKLLLPGLLSVTLLSGCSLFSGEEDVVKMSPLPTVENQFTPSTAWDVSVGNGIGDFYSNLHPAYADSVVYAADRKGTVKAVNADDGKEVWSVNLAEKDGWFSRKPALLSGGLTVAGGHVYVGSEKAQVYALNSSDGSIAWQTTVAGESLSRPVVSDGLVLIHTSNGQLQALNEADGLVKWTVNLDMPALSLRGESAPATAFGAAIVGGDNGRVSAVLMQQGQMIWQQRISQATGSTEIDRLSDVDTTPVIVNGVVYALAYNGNLTALDLRSGQIMWKRELGSVNDFIVEGNRIYMVDQNDRLLALSTEGGVTLWTQSDLLHRLLTAPALYNGSLVVGDSEGYMHWIDPDNGRFVAQQKVDSSGFLTDPVVADGKLLIQAKDGTLYAITR, encoded by the coding sequence ATGCAATTGCGTAAATTACTTCTGCCAGGACTGCTTTCTGTTACGTTATTGAGTGGTTGTTCACTATTCAGTGGCGAAGAAGACGTTGTGAAAATGTCCCCACTGCCGACGGTTGAAAACCAGTTTACCCCATCCACCGCGTGGGATGTCTCCGTGGGCAATGGGATTGGTGATTTCTATTCCAACCTTCATCCGGCGTATGCAGACAGCGTTGTCTATGCCGCTGACCGCAAAGGTACCGTGAAAGCGGTGAACGCCGATGACGGGAAAGAAGTATGGTCCGTTAACCTGGCGGAAAAAGACGGCTGGTTCTCCCGTAAACCTGCACTGCTGTCTGGCGGTCTGACCGTTGCCGGTGGCCATGTCTACGTGGGCAGCGAAAAAGCGCAGGTTTATGCGCTGAACAGCAGCGACGGCTCTATTGCCTGGCAAACAACCGTGGCGGGTGAATCCCTGTCTCGTCCGGTGGTGAGCGACGGTCTGGTGCTGATTCATACCAGCAACGGCCAGCTGCAGGCGCTGAACGAAGCGGACGGTCTGGTGAAATGGACCGTTAACCTGGATATGCCTGCGCTCTCTCTGCGCGGCGAATCCGCGCCGGCTACCGCATTTGGTGCTGCCATTGTGGGCGGTGACAACGGTCGCGTGAGCGCAGTCCTGATGCAGCAGGGCCAGATGATCTGGCAGCAGCGTATCTCTCAGGCCACTGGCTCAACGGAAATTGACCGTCTGAGCGACGTAGACACAACGCCGGTCATCGTTAACGGTGTGGTTTACGCGCTGGCCTATAACGGCAACCTGACCGCGCTGGATCTGCGCAGCGGTCAGATCATGTGGAAGCGTGAGCTGGGCTCTGTGAACGATTTCATCGTTGAGGGTAACCGCATCTATATGGTCGATCAGAACGACCGTCTGCTGGCGCTGAGCACCGAAGGCGGCGTCACGCTGTGGACGCAAAGCGATCTGCTGCACCGTCTGCTGACTGCTCCGGCACTGTACAACGGTAGCCTGGTGGTTGGCGACAGCGAAGGGTATATGCACTGGATCGATCCGGATAACGGCCGATTTGTTGCACAGCAAAAAGTCGACAGCTCTGGTTTCCTGACCGATCCGGTTGTGGCCGACGGCAAACTGCTGATTCAGGCAAAAGACGGCACGCTGTACGCGATCACGCGTTAA
- a CDS encoding YfgM family protein, which translates to MEIYENEHDQVDAIKRFFVENGKALVVGVVLGIGALVGWRYWNNHQADSARGASLSYENTVSAIRADQPQTLTAAEKFAADNKNTYGALAALEVAQQYVDKNELDKAAAQLSQSLAAASDENLKAVINLRLARIQVQQKKADDALKTLDTIKGEGFAAIVADLRGEALLSKGDKTGARKAWQAGVESNASPALSEMMQMKINNLSV; encoded by the coding sequence GTGGAAATTTACGAGAACGAACACGATCAGGTCGACGCGATTAAGCGCTTCTTTGTTGAAAACGGCAAAGCGCTGGTTGTTGGGGTTGTTTTAGGTATCGGTGCGCTGGTGGGCTGGCGTTACTGGAACAATCATCAGGCAGATTCCGCGCGCGGCGCGTCCCTGTCCTATGAAAATACCGTGAGCGCAATTCGTGCCGATCAGCCTCAAACGCTGACTGCTGCAGAAAAATTTGCGGCTGACAACAAAAACACCTACGGTGCACTGGCTGCGCTGGAAGTGGCTCAGCAGTACGTTGATAAGAACGAACTGGATAAAGCCGCTGCTCAGCTCTCGCAGAGCCTTGCTGCTGCCAGCGATGAGAACCTGAAAGCGGTGATCAATCTGCGCCTGGCACGTATTCAGGTTCAGCAGAAAAAAGCTGACGATGCGCTGAAAACGCTCGATACCATCAAAGGCGAAGGTTTTGCTGCCATCGTTGCCGATCTGCGCGGTGAAGCACTGCTGAGCAAAGGTGACAAAACGGGCGCGCGTAAAGCGTGGCAAGCTGGCGTAGAGAGCAACGCTTCACCTGCGCTGAGCGAAATGATGCAGATGAAAATAAATAATTTGTCCGTCTGA
- the hisS gene encoding histidine--tRNA ligase yields the protein MAKNIQAIRGMNDYLPGETAIWQRIEGTLKQVLGSYGYSEIRLPIVEQTPLFKRAIGEVTDVVEKEMYTFEDRNGDSLTLRPEGTAGCVRAGIEHGLLYNQEQRLWYIGPMFRHERPQKGRYRQFNQLGVEVFGLQGPDIDAELIMLTARWWRALGIADHVSLELNSIGSLEARANYRDALVAFLEQHKEKLDEDCKRRMYSNPLRVLDSKNADVQALLNDAPALGDYLDEESREHFAGLCKLLEAAGIAYTVNQRLVRGLDYYNRTVFEWVTTSLGSQGTVCAGGRYDGLVEQLGGRAAPAVGFAMGLERLVLLVQAVNPEFKADSVVDIYLVASGAETQSAAMQLAERVRDALPGVKLMTNHGGGNFKKQFARADKWGASIALVLGESEVANGEVVVKDLRSGEQTTVTQDSVAAHLRTLLG from the coding sequence GTGGCAAAAAACATTCAAGCCATCCGCGGCATGAACGATTATCTGCCTGGCGAAACCGCCATCTGGCAGCGCATTGAAGGCACACTGAAGCAGGTGCTCGGCAGCTACGGTTACAGCGAAATCCGTTTGCCGATTGTAGAGCAGACCCCGTTATTCAAACGCGCGATCGGCGAAGTGACCGACGTGGTTGAAAAAGAGATGTACACCTTTGAGGACCGCAACGGCGACAGCCTGACCCTGCGTCCGGAAGGGACGGCGGGCTGCGTACGCGCCGGCATCGAACATGGTCTTCTGTACAATCAGGAGCAGCGCCTGTGGTATATCGGCCCGATGTTCCGCCACGAACGTCCTCAGAAAGGTCGTTATCGCCAGTTCAATCAGCTGGGTGTGGAAGTCTTTGGCCTGCAGGGCCCGGACATCGACGCTGAACTGATTATGCTGACCGCCCGCTGGTGGCGCGCCCTCGGTATCGCCGATCACGTTTCTCTTGAGCTGAACTCTATCGGTTCTCTGGAAGCACGCGCTAACTACCGCGATGCGCTGGTGGCGTTCCTGGAACAGCATAAAGAGAAGCTGGACGAAGACTGCAAACGTCGCATGTACAGTAACCCGCTGCGCGTTCTGGATTCCAAAAACGCGGATGTTCAGGCACTGCTGAACGATGCGCCTGCGCTGGGTGACTACCTGGATGAAGAATCTCGCGAACACTTCGCGGGCCTGTGCAAGCTGCTTGAAGCGGCAGGCATCGCCTATACCGTGAATCAGCGCCTGGTGCGCGGTCTGGACTACTACAACCGTACCGTGTTTGAGTGGGTGACCACCAGCCTCGGTTCTCAGGGCACCGTATGTGCGGGCGGCCGTTATGACGGTCTGGTTGAGCAGCTTGGCGGTCGCGCAGCGCCTGCTGTTGGCTTCGCGATGGGCCTTGAGCGACTTGTTTTGCTGGTTCAGGCAGTTAATCCGGAATTTAAAGCAGATTCCGTTGTCGATATATACCTGGTGGCTTCAGGCGCGGAAACGCAGTCTGCGGCGATGCAGCTTGCCGAACGCGTGCGCGATGCGCTGCCGGGCGTTAAGCTGATGACAAACCATGGCGGCGGCAACTTCAAAAAACAGTTTGCTCGTGCCGATAAGTGGGGCGCAAGTATTGCACTGGTGCTGGGCGAGTCCGAAGTGGCTAACGGCGAAGTGGTGGTGAAGGACCTGCGCTCTGGTGAGCAGACAACGGTAACGCAGGACAGCGTTGCGGCGCACTTGCGCACTCTATTGGGCTAA